The Theileria equi strain WA chromosome 2 map unlocalized gcontig_1105316255037, whole genome shotgun sequence genomic sequence TGGAACCGAATGCAAAAGGgttgatgaagaagacaTTGAAAACTATTACACTCTTTACTACCGCCTTTCTTATGTAAAAAGCGCATTCTTTCTGCTTTTTAAACATTTAAAATCGTTCATGAAAGGAACTGATGTCGAAAAACTTGCAGCCATGCAAATTGCGGAAACAATTGTTACACCTCCAACCAAAGCGTTATTCAACAAACAAGAAATGGAACAACATAAACTACTAGAATGTAATCAGAAACCAATGCTATATCTACTCCATGATGATATACTGGATGGACTAAATGGATCGGAACGAGTATCACAAGCATCAAAGAAGTTGCTAAATCTACTCTTGAAATCTCTCGGCGTTGCCAAGTTTGACAAGTGATTTGCAACACAACCGCCCAAGTTTAACATTTTACACACTACAATAATAATCTTCAGAAACAAGTTTATACAGTAGGTATTTGATAGCAAAGGGACTAGTTTAATTCATTCCAAGTTTTcaaggaagaggaataaGACATTATCATTAGTGCATGTAAATTTTATACCCGCCATAAATAGAATAGACACCCTTGGACGATTGTATCTTTGCAAAGACTGGTGTTTCTTCCAACTCTGGGAACTCGTGAACAAAGGAGAGGAAAAAGAATCTGGTCGCAAAAGAACCCCGTAACGTCGGTCCATATACTACCAAGTAACTCTTCTTATTTGCACATGCTGGTATTTAATTACGACCCCATCTACAGAACAAATTCTAGGTATGCAGTTCTGGAGATATGAAGGGTATACTGGTGTTACACCTCATTTGCACGCTTCAAACTTGTAGCACCGCATGGTACGACTTTATAAAGTGCTGTTATCGTGTGGACAAATGTGAAGATTCAAACATTAAGGAATCTGAAAGTTTTGTAAAGGAGACCAGAACGAGCATATACAACCCAATTTCTCTAGACATCTCTTGCGCAAACAGCGAAGAGTTAGAGATATACGAATGTAGTTATAATTATGTCACGTATGGGATATACCGTACGCGGTTTTATAATACAATCGCTGAAGTGAAGGATGGTAATAAGTCCCTCTGGAAAGCGTCAGATGACgaaatttgcatgcatgCCTGGACATATTCTACATATGATAGAGTTTTATGCAGAATAGGTATAATGTCCAATGATTCCATTATTCCAGGATGCTTTGAAAGAATAAACAATAACTGGAAGACAATAGCATACTGGTCGTATTTCAGAAAGTTGGGGGATATGATAAACTCACAAAATAGAGGTGTTAGGATAGACTGCGTTCATAGTTCAAATGATCTAGTCCACTCTGTGGACTTTGTCACCAATGGATTCATTGCCAAACACTTATTTCCACACCCTCAGTACAAAGTCAGGAGTGTCTATTCTAACAAAGTTTACGTATGGGAATCggaagaagaaactgaAAGATGCATAGAAATGCGCCTTTACACCAATATGAATGTACAGTTCTGCTCGATATATGTTGAAAGGCGCGGTTCTAATGCGAATATTcactttgagaaagttggAGacgaatggaagagtatagaCTATCAAAGGTTGAAATCCACTGTTGGTAAAGGTAActaaaagttttacaaaCTTCAAAGAGAGATTCACTCCTTAAAACGTGAATTCCATGGCAAAATTGTTCATACGAGACTAGAATTTGGTATAACAAAAATCTTGGAGGACGTTTAATTCACAGAAATGTAGCCGTATACAGAATCGTCTCTGGATGTTTAAGTAACAATTTAAGCTGAGTGTTCGTTGCATAATACATTCaccttgttcattccatttGTCACAGTTTACTCTAATTTTGCACTAGAGAAAGTATGTTAACAGTATAATATTAATGAAACGCACGCTTTAAGTATGGCATTGGGCTACATTATGCCATTGGTTAGACGTTGGAAGTTATCATATTGTACGGCTCTAAAGTTGTTGATGGACGCATAGATCATTTCGTTGATCTTCCTCCTGCATGTTTCTTCCGATAGGTTCAGCATAAATCTGTCCTTGAGGGCTTCTATGGTGTACATTGTCCCAGCAACAAAACATGGCATCTTACTAGCCGACGTCATCATCTCAACCAGCAAGACAATCTGGTCAACGTGCTTCCTCGCCTCCAACAGTCCGTTTATAACGAGTGTCCTAAAGTAGGCAAAGTTATCTGATGACTCCCCGCCAATAACGTCCATGTATTCGTTTGTGAGTTTGAATGAAGTCGCCTCAAAGTTGATGTTACCTGGTGAATTAGTCAGACAGTAACCGTAGTCAATGTGGATGGCGTGTCCCTTGGAGTCCAACATGATGTTTCCATTGTGCTTGTCCTTGACATGTAACAGGTAGGAAACCAGAGAGTAGGCCGCATGGCTCTCTATAAAGTTCTTCCTGGCTTCGTAAATGTTGTCTGCGAATAGTTTCTCAAACACCGTAGCTATCGACTCTGCGTTAAACCTTCTCTTGATTACATCGACGGAGCAGGTGTCGTGCACAAACTCCATGATGCCAGAGCTAGAACCTGTTACCAGAATGTCAATGGGACGCAGCCAAAGTGGCAGTTTTGCCTTCCTGAAAATCTTGGAAAAGAGTCTCAAAATCTGGTGGCCCATGTTCTCCTGGCGTAAATCATCGCCACCCTTGATAACAAAGGCACACAACTGCCAACTCTTTAGGTGTCCATACGGAGATGCCTTGCGAATACGCTCCCTCTTCGTCTCAAACGTCTCTGGCCATATGACTGCCCTGGTCTCCTCAGGAGTAAGGTCCTTGAGACCACGGTGTTTGGAGCTTGTAGAGTGGGTTCTAGCGTTGAGCATGGTCTTGTTGGTCGTAAAGCTCTGAGTACATGAGGAACTTCGTCTCAACTCTCCGTCactttcatcatctttatcgTCCTCATCCTCATTGCCGCCTCCATTACTTGCAATTTCTGATTGCGCACTTTCTTCGTCTCTGGCCAGCACAGCGTCATCGTAGGCTGTCATCTTCTCCGGAGGCAGCATGCCCAGGGCATAGCGGATGCACTCCAGAGGGTCCTTAATTGTTGCGATATGTGTTGGAGTAAGTATTTCATAGTTTAGCAAGTCTTGTACAATGGAGTTAAAGACGTAAAAGTTCTTTGCAGTCAAGCCTTTATCCATCTCCTTGGCAGCCTCCACGTCTTCATCCAAGTTGGCAAATTCAATGTAAAAGACAAAAGGAGCTCTCTTTCTGGAGAAGAAAACCTTGATTTCATTTTCGACTATGCGAAGCATCTGGAACGCCGTCTTGTCATTCAGGTGACTTATGGACTTTAGCGGGATAGAGAGTCCAGTGTAGGAAAAGCTCTCTTCATAGGCTGCAACAGTACATCTACGCAGTaacatccattcattcaaaGCACTGGCAAAGACCCTCAAAAGGGGTTCTCTGGCATCTCTCTTCGGCTCGGTTGTAAGCAACATTGACACCTCCATACTCAGACTCACAAAGTTGTTGAGCAGGTTAAAATAGTTGAGACGTCTTTGCTTCATCATCAGCCGTTGCAACTCCAGGAACACATCATCATTGCAGTCAAAGAGAGGATGTGTTTCCAGATTCAGGGGATTACCAAGTCTAGTGTGCACACCCTTCAGTTTAACCTTGGAGTTCGGACAAGATAGAGTGAATGTGTTGTGAACCAGAGAATTTGGCATTTGAGGAACCAGTAGTGAGTTCACATCGGTGTATACGTCTCTGTTCAACGACTTGATAAAGAGTCTTCTGTCCAGTAGATTAGGGGACGCTAACCTTTCAGCATCAGTCTGAGTTCTCACAAAGTTTGACGGTGTTATCAGTTTACAGTTGACCACTGCCATCTCTGTCTCCTGAGTGATCTTTTGGGATAACCGGTCATGTTCTGTACAGACTGTGAAGGCTGAATGGAAACTTACTCGACATTTGATCGTCCAATACAGCCTGGTAAAACCATGATAGCTGCAGAGCAAAGTGCATAGATCCTGAAGCTCTATCGAGCAGGAATCTGTGTAACGAGGACTTTCCGTACTTTGTTATTGCAAGTTGGCTATACAAACTTGTGATTATGCAAGTAAACAAACCATAGTTGGGGCAAATAAAACGATATTTCATCGTTGTTACGCTTAGTGTATAGCATGTTTACGAGATACTCGTGAACACCCGGCTCCTTTTTATGATACAAGTGATACATGTGCATATGCGCATCAAAATAGTCATTTTGGTATAGTTCTAACAAAGTGCCATTATAAAAATTTACCTTCTTCTCACCATGTTTAACTACTCCTTTGATAGTGTCTTTCATTTTTAGCATATTATTCCTATTTTTAAAGCTTATACttcttatcttcttccaaaTCCTGTTGGagaatttgtaatataCTTTTCCACCCGTATGTTTAATATAGAGCAATGTCATTTTATCACTATTAAAGTATAAAGCAGCTTttaaaagatgataaattcCCTCGGATTCCCAAATGCTATATTTCTCACTAATAATCTTGATAACTTTGTGGGCCTCCTTGGGACGGAAAACCTTTCTGTAAATTGGATTTCCTTTATACTCTATATTGCATGTGCTATCGTGTGGATCACTAATATTTAAAGCTACACTTTTTACGGTCTTGTGGTTGAATAGTTTAAATATTCTCGGATTATTATTTGTTACCTTCTCCCACGAACCATAAACATTCACAAAACATGCATGAATTTTTTCATTGTGTTTTTCATACTTTACGCTCATTAAACTAGATGATATTTCTCTATGGACTATAACTTGAATTAGCTTTGAATTCTTTgacattttacaaataaTCGTATCTGTGTCAACTATGATATTGACATCCTCTTTGGGAGTGAATAGTATTGCAGAACAATTAAAACATTGGTATTCAGATATGTAATCAGTGCCATTTTCTATATTATTTATGTCAATAATGGAGTTTCCAGCTCTGACCTTGAGTTCTATTAGTTGTGATTTTaatttaaatttattcCCATCGATCCTTTGCCACAACCCGTATGAGAGTTCAAAAAATTCTACAACATTTGAATAGTTAACAGTAAGGAGTTTTGGTCTATTATTCTCCAGTAACAGCCTAGAATGTGACAGGTGTTCCCCTTCTTTAGCCTCCCATATGGTATTCCCATTCTCCTCCACTCTTGTTATTTTGCATCTTCTTTTTGACGTAAAGATTTTATCATAGACTGGGTTTCCATAACTATAACAAATATCCAATAATGGGTTAGGAGAGTCGATCTTCAAGGTCTGTATTCTCTCCTTTTCTAGTGCCTCTCTGAATGCATTTTCCGTACATGCTTCCCATTTATTCCCGTAGACATAATAGGCATCCTCAAATGCATTATCTCTTGCGAATACaatgtggaggaagagaggCACTTTGTCCCTGTAAAAGACTTGTACATTAATACATTCCTCGTTCTCTTCTTTGGTCCACAGGACTCCTCCCCTATGTAATACCTTGTAAACTGAAAGCTTATTCTTTGCTCTATATACACGCCCAATTAAAGTACATTCCGGGTAGGATTCCAGAATAAATTCAGGATTTATTATGGCAGCAATGTCCAAATTCACTGACCAGGCACAGGGTTGCAGTACGATTTGTAGTACTAACAACGCTGTGGTAATTCTCATGCTAAGGATCCATCCTTCCCAGTCCAGATTATACGTCTAAAATAGTTATATTCCGCCCATTAGCTATGGGGGAAGAATAAGATTGAAATGTTCTTCCTGGGAATAATAAAGGTGGaataaaaattataaacaTGAACTTGTAGTTTATGTATATTAAAGAGATGAAGAGATCATCTGCAAATAGAGGCataatgtacaagaataatggTGTGTATGAAATATGTCACTGTTAATTTAATGAAAGAGTAGAGGCTATATTCCAGGTTTCTGCGTTTATCTCGTGGCTATATATGATTAGAAGAACGAATATAATGTAACTGGTTGTAGAATATGAAACAATACTCCGGAAGTGCCAAATTAAAATCCGCTTGTCTCCGATAGATTCTTCCTGTTCttttgcatatttttaTTTAGAGACTTTGCCAATCATTATCTTGAAATTAAAAGGTCGTaattatgaaaagaatCTACAAAGTGTTAGTATCCAGAATTAGAAACATCAAGTCATCCTTACACAAAAACGTGAAAAGGCCAAATAAATGACTAAACAAAATAGAACACACGTTGGAAGTAGGAGTAATAGGTAAAGATATCCCATACCTTCGTCCTTTTTAAGGGATTTACTGGGATTTTTAGAGTCGCTTGTCGGAGTAATTGCTCCTGAGGTACTGCTTGATGTTCCATTACTACTACCCACTCCCACCGTAGACTGTGTATGTCCACTATAAGTTCCTCCGGGCCCAGAGGTTGAAGCTCGCGAAGGAGACGAATATCCATCTGTTCCGTAACCTACGATATTTTGGCCCTGGGGATGTCCATTTGTGCTTGCATGCAAATAGTCTATAGTACCTTCCGTTACCATTGTCCCTTTATTCTCACTTTTAGAGCATACACCTCTTAGTATACCAAGCGTTTCaagtattttacaaatatcaTCGTTCTGGTTACTAGGATCCATGTCTTTTAGTTTCTCCACCTTTCCCCAGGCCTTTTGGTTTTCAAGGGAAGAATTTCTTCTGTACCAGTCCTTTTGAGGGAGAATATAAACCAATAATGGACTGTTGCCGTGCAAGAATGCCACAACTTTAGTAACATGATAGATTGGTGTATCAAACCCAGTTTGTGTAATGCCGTTTGTAAAATCAgaaattgtaaatgtagaatcttctgAGTATTTGTCCATGTTTGTTGAATGTACATAAGCAGTTAACCCTTCAAAACTTTGACTTTTCTCATGTGTaatttttattctcttttgTGCCTGTTCACTGTGGCAATAAGGAACCTCAGCAGTTCTTCCAATATCTATCTGAACCACGTTGTTCATCTCACAGTTTATGATATCCAGTTTAGATTCTAAACCTGCTTGTGTAGAAAGGTTACTTATATCTAAGGGGCTTtcaatcttcttccagttGGTATTACTCTCATCTTTAGTACTCTTGTTCTCATACCAAACAAGTTCGGTTGAAGAATCTGCCTTCACAAACTTGATTAAAAGGGGATTGGTCTTTCCAGGACTATGcgtccagtagtagacgGATAAGCTGGTTACTTTGGGAGTCTTCTGTATGGAAGAGATATTTCCATaatttccatattttactGCCAAAATAGTAAAGGATCTTTGATTACTTCCCTCTGGCTTTATGGAGTGCTCAAACTCGGTGTATCCGTCTGGAACCTTGTATGTGTATGTACTACCATCTATTCTCGTTACCGAGATATCAATAGCCGTCGACCCTGAATTATCCTTATAACTCTCCCACTTATCAATATCAATTACGACTCCATTACCTGC encodes the following:
- a CDS encoding signal peptide containing protein (encoded by transcript BEWA_040000A), which translates into the protein MKGILVLHLICTLQTCSTAWYDFIKCCYRVDKCEDSNIKESESFVKETRTSIYNPISLDISCANSEELEIYECSYNYVTYGIYRTRFYNTIAEVKDGNKSLWKASDDEICMHAWTYSTYDRVLCRIGIMSNDSIIPGCFERINNNWKTIAYWSYFRKLGDMINSQNRGVRIDCVHSSNDLVHSVDFVTNGFIAKHLFPHPQYKVRSVYSNKVYVWESEEETERCIEMRLYTNMNVQFCSIYVERRGSNANIHFEKVGDEWKSIDYQRLKSTVGKGN
- a CDS encoding hypothetical protein (encoded by transcript BEWA_040020A), giving the protein MANAGNGVVIDIDKWESYKDNSGSTAIDISVTRIDGSTYTYKVPDGYTEFEHSIKPEGSNQRSFTILAVKYGNYGNISSIQKTPKVTSLSVYYWTHSPGKTNPLLIKFVKADSSTELVWYENKSTKDESNTNWKKIESPLDISNLSTQAGLESKLDIINCEMNNVVQIDIGRTAEVPYCHSEQAQKRIKITHEKSQSFEGLTAYVHSTNMDKYSEDSTFTISDFTNGITQTGFDTPIYHVTKVVAFLHGNSPLLVYILPQKDWYRRNSSLENQKAWGKVEKLKDMDPSNQNDDICKILETLGILRGVCSKSENKGTMVTEGTIDYLHASTNGHPQGQNIVGYGTDGYSSPSRASTSGPGGTYSGHTQSTVGVGSSNGTSSSTSGAITPTSDSKNPSKSLKKDEGMGYLYLLLLLPTCVLFCLVIYLAFSRFCVRMT
- a CDS encoding phosphatidylinositol 4-kinase family protein (encoded by transcript BEWA_040010A), whose translation is MRITTALLVLQIVLQPCAWSVNLDIAAIINPEFILESYPECTLIGRVYRAKNKLSVYKVLHRGGVLWTKEENEECINVQVFYRDKVPLFLHIVFARDNAFEDAYYVYGNKWEACTENAFREALEKERIQTLKIDSPNPLLDICYSYGNPVYDKIFTSKRRCKITRVEENGNTIWEAKEGEHLSHSRLLLENNRPKLLTVNYSNVVEFFELSYGLWQRIDGNKFKLKSQLIELKVRAGNSIIDINNIENGTDYISEYQCFNCSAILFTPKEDVNIIVDTDTIICKMSKNSKLIQVIVHREISSSLMSVKYEKHNEKIHACFVNVYGSWEKVTNNNPRIFKLFNHKTVKSVALNISDPHDSTCNIEYKGNPIYRKVFRPKEAHKVIKIISEKYSIWESEGIYHLLKAALYFNSDKMTLLYIKHTGGKVYYKFSNRIWKKIRSISFKNRNNMLKMKDTIKGVVKHGEKKVNFYNGTLLELYQNDYFDAHMHMYHLYHKKEPGVHEYLVNMLYTKRNNDEISFYLPQLCQLAITKYGKSSLHRFLLDRASGSMHFALQLSWFYQAVLDDQMSKHDRLSQKITQETEMAVVNCKLITPSNFVRTQTDAERLASPNLLDRRLFIKSLNRDVYTDVNSLLVPQMPNSLVHNTFTLSCPNSKVKLKGVHTRLGNPLNLETHPLFDCNDDVFLELQRLMMKQRRLNYFNLLNNFVSLSMEVSMLLTTEPKRDAREPLLRVFASALNEWMLLRRCTVAAYEESFSYTGLSIPLKSISHLNDKTAFQMLRIVENEIKVFFSRKRAPFVFYIEFANLDEDVEAAKEMDKGLTAKNFYVFNSIVQDLLNYEILTPTHIATIKDPLECIRYALGMLPPEKMTAYDDAVLARDEESAQSEIASNGGGNEDEDDKDDESDGELRRSSSCTQSFTTNKTMLNARTHSTSSKHRGLKDLTPEETRAVIWPETFETKRERIRKASPYGHLKSWQLCAFVIKGGDDLRQENMGHQILRLFSKIFRKAKLPLWLRPIDILVTGSSSGIMEFVHDTCSVDVIKRRFNAESIATVFEKLFADNIYEARKNFIESHAAYSLVSYLLHVKDKHNGNIMLDSKGHAIHIDYGYCLTNSPGNINFEATSFKLTNEYMDVIGGESSDNFAYFRTLVINGLLEARKHVDQIVLLVEMMTSASKMPCFVAGTMYTIEALKDRFMLNLSEETCRRKINEMIYASINNFRAVQYDNFQRLTNGIM